The following are encoded in a window of uncultured Ilyobacter sp. genomic DNA:
- a CDS encoding glycosyltransferase family 2 protein — translation MIFGDLNYKKKPFLTIAIPTYKRPEMLKEAIDSTLNQKDFDDYEIIVVDNDSECTSSESKTEELIKNYNNPKILYYKNDENLGIYGNWNRCIELARGNWYTMLHDDDLLLEDFLKEIFNLIKNIPEISCVKARHYIYDQRIDAKKKKFKEKLKDLRGKIWKYSELDFLISNPIGGPVGIVMEREKAVDIGGFNEEYYPSSDYVFFTNYCTKYNLYYYNKVLCFYRISKNESLNNGTMIKATRVHYDIINILRKKNAFRNFFFKEYSLYFSLKALKEIKSLWRVDVKKEDMEFLGDNPRLNPLVYYTYFIFKGLWILKRSISLRSLKKKRAFTGIISRVKDLKFSLLKIK, via the coding sequence TTGATTTTTGGAGATCTAAATTATAAAAAAAAGCCGTTTTTAACAATTGCGATTCCTACATATAAAAGACCTGAAATGTTAAAAGAAGCCATTGACAGTACCCTTAACCAAAAAGATTTTGACGATTATGAAATAATTGTTGTAGACAATGATTCGGAATGTACGTCTTCTGAAAGTAAGACAGAAGAATTAATTAAAAACTATAATAATCCCAAAATATTGTATTATAAAAATGATGAAAATTTGGGTATTTACGGGAATTGGAACAGGTGTATCGAACTCGCAAGGGGTAATTGGTATACAATGCTTCACGATGACGACCTTTTGCTTGAAGATTTCCTCAAAGAAATTTTTAATTTAATAAAAAATATTCCTGAAATCTCATGTGTTAAAGCTAGGCATTATATTTATGACCAAAGAATAGATGCCAAGAAAAAAAAGTTTAAAGAAAAACTTAAAGATTTAAGGGGAAAGATATGGAAGTACAGTGAGTTGGATTTTTTGATATCAAACCCAATAGGTGGACCTGTGGGAATAGTAATGGAAAGAGAGAAGGCCGTGGATATAGGGGGATTTAATGAAGAATATTATCCTTCTAGCGACTATGTATTTTTCACAAATTATTGTACAAAATACAATCTTTACTATTACAATAAAGTTTTGTGTTTTTATAGGATATCAAAAAATGAAAGCTTGAACAACGGTACTATGATAAAAGCCACAAGGGTTCATTATGACATTATAAATATCTTGAGGAAAAAAAATGCTTTTAGAAATTTTTTCTTTAAAGAATATTCGCTTTATTTTTCTTTAAAGGCTTTAAAAGAGATTAAGTCTCTTTGGAGGGTAGATGTTAAAAAAGAGGATATGGAGTTTTTAGGAGATAACCCCAGGTTAAATCCTTTGGTATACTATACCTATTTTATATTTAAAGGTTTGTGGATTTTAAAAAGATCTATTTCATTAAGATCTTTAAAGAAAAAAAGAGCATTTACAGGTATAATTTCTCGGGTAAAAGATTTAAAATTTTCTCTATTAAAAATAAAATAA
- a CDS encoding FAD-dependent oxidoreductase has protein sequence MNYNVVILGAGISGISTAYHLKEKGINSVIFEKNSSWGGLLDNFEIDGFRFDRFVHLSFAVNEHVKEIFSKSTDFYTHVPDPFNYYRGYWVKHPAQNNLYPLPEKEKKVILEDFKKREIKDISEINNYEEWLRVQFGNYFAENFPMAYTRKYWTVDAKKLETKWVGKRIYLPSVKEIEEGCKTSETPVTYYAKEMRYPKTGGYKSFLTSMVEGIDIRQNKEVIKINLEKHKIYFSDGTQCKYKKLVSSLPLPEICKIIEDVPEEVVAASEKLLWTSGYLVSLGFDKPDIPKNLWFYIYDEDILSARVYSPSLKSPENVPDGCSSLQAEIYFSNEKNFNLSEDEILQNTVKKLIEMKVFKKEDLILKDIRREEYANVVFKHNIYENRKIVLDFLKKADIKTAGRFGEWKYLWSDQSLISGQTAAGKIIDEL, from the coding sequence ATGAATTACAACGTAGTAATTTTAGGAGCTGGAATTTCAGGGATTTCCACAGCTTATCATTTAAAAGAGAAGGGGATAAACTCTGTAATATTTGAAAAAAACTCTTCTTGGGGAGGTCTATTAGATAATTTTGAGATTGATGGTTTTAGATTTGATAGATTTGTGCATCTTTCTTTTGCAGTAAATGAGCATGTAAAGGAAATATTTTCAAAATCTACAGATTTTTATACTCATGTGCCTGATCCATTTAATTATTATAGAGGATATTGGGTAAAGCATCCAGCTCAAAATAACCTTTATCCATTGCCAGAAAAAGAGAAAAAAGTAATACTAGAAGATTTTAAAAAAAGAGAAATTAAAGACATATCTGAAATAAACAATTATGAAGAGTGGCTGAGAGTTCAGTTTGGAAATTATTTTGCTGAAAATTTTCCAATGGCATATACTAGAAAATACTGGACGGTGGATGCGAAAAAACTAGAAACAAAGTGGGTAGGTAAAAGGATTTACCTTCCTTCTGTAAAGGAGATTGAAGAGGGATGTAAAACCAGTGAAACTCCGGTAACTTATTATGCTAAAGAGATGAGATATCCAAAAACTGGGGGATATAAATCCTTTTTAACTTCCATGGTTGAGGGGATAGACATTAGGCAAAATAAAGAAGTAATAAAAATAAATTTGGAGAAACATAAAATTTATTTTTCTGATGGTACTCAGTGTAAGTATAAAAAATTAGTATCTAGTCTACCACTCCCTGAAATATGTAAAATTATAGAAGATGTACCAGAAGAAGTGGTTGCAGCTTCAGAAAAACTCTTATGGACCTCAGGTTATCTTGTGTCATTGGGGTTTGATAAACCAGATATACCAAAAAATCTTTGGTTTTATATCTATGATGAAGATATACTAAGTGCCAGAGTATACTCACCTAGCCTGAAATCTCCTGAAAATGTTCCTGATGGATGTAGCTCCCTTCAGGCTGAAATATATTTTTCAAATGAAAAAAACTTTAACCTTTCAGAAGATGAGATTCTTCAGAATACAGTAAAAAAGCTTATAGAGATGAAAGTTTTTAAAAAGGAAGATCTTATTTTAAAGGATATAAGAAGAGAAGAGTATGCAAATGTTGTTTTTAAGCATAACATTTATGAAAACAGAAAAATTGTTTTGGATTTTCTAAAGAAGGCTGACATCAAAACCGCAGGAAGATTTGGCGAGTGGAAATATTTGTGGAGCGACCAGAGTCTTATAAGTGGACAGACAGCAGCTGGAAAAATCATAGACGAGCTATAA
- a CDS encoding glycosyltransferase family 2 protein codes for MERDRVVSIIIPFYNVGNYVKETIKSLESQIYREFEVIFVNDASTDKSLEIVKNSLKKVTFDYKIIDIQKNLGPSAARNTGLSKAEGEYVYFLDSDDILSKDMIKKVMDRFVYDNPDLVFFRFKRIDEEGKVVQNYNEIFDDVEKIKKSRDILKKYINLELFLFTGNVVYRRELLKDICFNEDNVNSYYVEDQDFIIRVLLKSSTVGYIDRDLIGYVQRKGSIMRSQFNLRRLNKVKIFNTFYEEYRQRDSELSRLFLKRRSKEILWVTRFYIKNESNLKDRSMANFLKENILKGEIDAYLQWKFLRELKARHKIQIFLLKYYPYLYVKISKII; via the coding sequence ATGGAGAGAGACAGAGTGGTAAGTATAATAATACCTTTCTATAATGTTGGAAATTATGTAAAAGAGACTATAAAAAGTCTTGAATCACAGATTTATAGGGAGTTTGAGGTTATATTTGTAAATGATGCTTCTACAGACAAAAGTTTAGAAATTGTGAAAAATTCTCTAAAAAAGGTAACATTTGACTATAAGATAATAGATATACAAAAAAATTTAGGTCCGAGTGCCGCCAGAAACACAGGACTTTCAAAGGCAGAAGGAGAATATGTATATTTTTTAGACTCGGATGATATTTTATCAAAAGATATGATAAAAAAAGTTATGGATAGGTTTGTATATGATAATCCAGACCTTGTTTTTTTTAGATTTAAACGAATAGATGAAGAGGGAAAAGTTGTCCAAAATTATAATGAAATATTTGATGATGTTGAAAAAATAAAAAAGTCTAGAGATATTTTAAAAAAATACATAAACTTAGAACTGTTTTTATTTACAGGGAATGTAGTTTATAGAAGAGAGCTATTGAAAGATATTTGTTTTAATGAAGATAACGTTAACTCCTATTATGTTGAGGATCAAGATTTTATTATAAGAGTTTTATTAAAATCTTCTACGGTAGGATATATAGATCGTGATTTAATCGGCTATGTACAAAGGAAAGGTTCCATAATGAGAAGTCAGTTTAATTTGAGAAGACTGAATAAAGTAAAAATTTTTAATACCTTTTATGAGGAGTACAGGCAGAGGGATTCTGAGCTTAGCAGATTATTTCTTAAAAGACGAAGTAAGGAAATTTTGTGGGTCACGCGATTTTACATAAAAAATGAGTCTAATCTAAAGGACCGTAGTATGGCTAACTTTTTAAAAGAAAATATTTTAAAGGGGGAGATAGACGCTTATTTACAATGGAAATTTTTAAGAGAATTGAAAGCAAGGCATAAAATTCAAATTTTTCTGTTGAAATATTATCCTTATTTATACGTAAAAATTTCAAAAATAATTTAA